One Paraburkholderia agricolaris DNA segment encodes these proteins:
- a CDS encoding Hpt domain-containing protein translates to MSMLQSAVRTWGQTLHDLLEALPLESRAFVLDESATNLRELIDGVIALLSPSATQRGLHLSSDIDHAVAERILVDSARLGQIFFHLLNRTVQLNTHGEIAIVVRAEPLNAGSQQIFINVAHTGEKAMYAAQGQLFEADANESTEGKQLSNVDACLPLCQILAQRMQGELAIASDSHSIIRASFNAPFTVEQWGTSADQVHYAHAHLPGIAVQPEKAFESVLAEPFELRYLEALSAEGIDLDTFLSGWRRAMKDDLEQMSDLRHQEDVAGLRTLLHRLSGAVGLVGAHSLMEALRHASAAPQEHGVGAIDALIERAEILITQLDTEIASHRSTLG, encoded by the coding sequence ATGTCCATGCTTCAATCCGCGGTGCGCACATGGGGCCAAACGCTTCACGATTTACTCGAGGCGTTGCCATTGGAGTCGCGCGCCTTTGTTCTCGACGAAAGTGCAACGAACCTGCGCGAACTCATCGACGGTGTTATCGCGCTGTTGTCTCCGTCTGCGACTCAGCGCGGTTTGCACTTGAGTTCGGACATCGACCATGCAGTCGCGGAGCGGATTCTCGTCGATAGCGCCCGGCTCGGGCAGATTTTCTTCCATCTGCTAAACCGTACGGTTCAACTGAATACGCATGGCGAGATTGCAATTGTCGTACGTGCGGAGCCGTTAAACGCCGGCTCGCAGCAGATTTTCATCAACGTGGCGCATACCGGTGAGAAAGCCATGTATGCCGCGCAAGGGCAACTTTTTGAAGCCGACGCTAACGAATCGACTGAAGGCAAGCAGCTTAGCAACGTCGATGCGTGTTTGCCGCTTTGCCAGATACTTGCGCAGCGTATGCAAGGTGAACTCGCCATCGCAAGCGACTCGCATTCCATCATTCGCGCGAGCTTCAATGCGCCGTTCACTGTCGAGCAATGGGGGACGTCCGCGGATCAGGTCCATTATGCACACGCTCACTTGCCGGGCATTGCAGTACAACCAGAGAAGGCTTTCGAAAGTGTGTTGGCCGAGCCTTTCGAACTTCGCTATCTCGAAGCGCTGTCTGCTGAGGGGATTGATCTCGACACGTTTCTGAGCGGCTGGCGCCGTGCGATGAAGGACGATCTGGAGCAGATGAGTGATTTGCGTCATCAGGAGGATGTTGCGGGGCTGCGCACCTTGCTGCACCGCTTGAGCGGAGCTGTAGGCCTCGTCGGCGCACACAGTTTGATGGAGGCGTTGCGGCATGCCAGCGCCGCGCCGCAGGAGCACGGGGTCGGCGCAATCGACGCGCTTATTGAACGTGCCGAAATTCTCATTACGCAACTCGATACAGAGATCGCTTCCCACCGGAGCACGTTAGGATGA
- a CDS encoding response regulator transcription factor, whose translation MATILVIDDHPAFRLVIKMQLMQLLGVENVIEADNGQTAVEMARLHTPDLAILDLDIPRISGLDVIPRLKLAHPSIRLLVLSGQDAATFAPRAMRSGVHGFVGKTQEMKEIMRGVEAVLAGYTVFPVTSSGSGVAFHASAASEEDKLGLLSDKEIVILQMLAKGMSNKAIGDVLFMSDKTVSTYKSRIQEKLGLSSLAGLIEFASLHRLID comes from the coding sequence ATGGCTACGATTTTGGTTATTGACGATCATCCTGCGTTTCGATTGGTCATCAAGATGCAACTCATGCAGTTGCTTGGCGTTGAAAACGTCATTGAGGCAGACAACGGGCAAACGGCCGTAGAAATGGCGCGCTTGCATACCCCCGACCTGGCGATACTAGATCTCGATATTCCGCGGATTAGTGGACTTGACGTGATTCCTCGTCTTAAACTCGCGCATCCGTCGATCCGCTTGCTGGTTCTGTCTGGTCAGGACGCTGCTACGTTCGCGCCACGGGCAATGCGTTCAGGTGTGCACGGATTTGTCGGAAAAACGCAGGAAATGAAGGAAATAATGCGTGGCGTGGAAGCCGTGCTCGCCGGGTACACAGTGTTTCCAGTCACAAGCAGTGGTTCGGGCGTGGCGTTTCATGCAAGCGCAGCCAGCGAGGAAGATAAGCTTGGTTTGCTGTCGGACAAAGAAATTGTGATTCTTCAAATGCTGGCCAAAGGCATGTCGAACAAGGCGATTGGAGATGTGCTATTCATGAGTGACAAGACGGTCAGTACATACAAGAGTCGCATCCAGGAGAAACTGGGGTTGTCATCGTTGGCTGGGCTGATTGAGTTTGCTTCGCTGCATCGGTTGATCGACTAG